The Bubalus bubalis isolate 160015118507 breed Murrah chromosome 18, NDDB_SH_1, whole genome shotgun sequence genome contains a region encoding:
- the LOC102393397 gene encoding LOW QUALITY PROTEIN: proteasome subunit beta type-6 (The sequence of the model RefSeq protein was modified relative to this genomic sequence to represent the inferred CDS: inserted 2 bases in 1 codon; substituted 3 bases at 3 genomic stop codons), which produces MAATLVAAQGIRPTPXPEAIAPDWENREVSTGTAIMAMQFDGGMVLGADSRTTTGSYIANXVTDKLTPIHDRIFCCRSGSAADTQAVADAVTYXLGFHSIELNEPPLVHTAASLFKEMCYRYREDLMAGIIIAGWDPQEGGQVYSVPMKGMMVXQPFATGGSGSSYIYGYVDATYREGMTKEECLQFTANALTLAMEWDGSSGGVIRLAAIAEPGVERQVLLEDQIPKFTIATLPPL; this is translated from the exons atggcaGCCACCTTAGTAGCAGCTCAGGGGATCAGGCCGACACC GCCTGAGGCTATTGCCCCCGACTGGGAGAACCGGGAAGTTTCCACAGGGACCGCTATCATGGCCATGCAATTTGATGGGGGCATGGTTCTAGGAGCTGACTCCAGAACAACCACTGGGTCGTACATTGCCAATTGAGTGACTGACAAGCTGACCCCTATTCACGACCGTATTTTCTGCTGCCGCTCAGGCTCAGCAGCTGATACCCAAGCAGTAGCTGATGCAGTCACTTATTAGCTTGGTTTCCACAGCATTGAGCTGAATGAGCCTCCGCTGGTGCACACAGCGGCCAGCCTCTTTAAGGAGATGTGTTACCGATACCGAGAAGACCTGATGGCAGGAATCATCATTGCCGGCTGGGACCCCCAAGAAGGAGGACAGGTGTACTCGGTGCCCATGAAGGGTATGATGGTATGACAGCCCTTTGCCACTGGGGGCTCTGGGAGCTCCTATATCTATGGCTATGTGGATGCTACCTACCGGGAAGGCATGACCAAGGAAGAATGCCTGCAGTTCACTGCCAATGCTCTCACTTTGGCAATGGAGTGGGACGGCTCTAGTGGAGGGGTGATCCGCCTGGCAGCCATTGCAGAGCCAGGGGTAGAGCGGCAGGTACTTCTGGAAGACCAGATTCCCAAATTCACCATTGCCACTTTACCACCTCTCTGA
- the LOC102398512 gene encoding high mobility group protein B3-like: MSAYAFFVQMCRKEHKKKNPEVPVNFAEFSKKCSERWKTMSGKDKSKFNEMAKADKVRYDWEMKDYGPAKGGKKKKDPNAPKRPPSGFFLFCSEFRSKIKSANPGISSGDVAKKLGEMWNNLSDSEKQPDINKAAKLKEKYEKDVADCKSKGKFDGAKGAAKVARKKVEEEDEEDEEEEEEDE; the protein is encoded by the coding sequence ATGTCTGCTTATGCCTTCTTTGTGCAGATGTGCAGAAAGGAACATAAGAAGAAAAACCCAGAGGTCCCTGTCaattttgctgaattttccaagaaATGCTCTGAGAGGTGGAAGACTATGTCCGGGAAAGATAAGTCGAAGTTCAATGAAATGGCAAAGGCGGATAAAGTGCGCTATGATTGGGAAATGAAGGATTACGGACCAGCTAAGGGAGGCAAGAAGAAGAAGGACCCTAATGCACCCAAGAGACCACCGTCTGGATTTTTCCTATTCTGCTCTGAATTCCGCTCCAAGATCAAATCTGCTAACCCTGGTATCTCTAGTGGAGATGTGGCAAAGAAGCTGGGTGAGATGTGGAATAACTTAAGTGACAGTGAGAAGCAGCCAGATATCAACAAGGCAGCGAAGCTGAAGGAGAAGTATGAGAAGGATGTCGCAGACTGTAAGTCTAAAGGGAAGTTTGATGGCGCCAAGGGTGCTGCTAAAGTTGCCCGGAAAAAGGTGgaagaggaagatgaagaggatgaggaggaggaggaagaggatgaataa